One Phyllostomus discolor isolate MPI-MPIP mPhyDis1 chromosome 10, mPhyDis1.pri.v3, whole genome shotgun sequence genomic window carries:
- the TAS2R38 gene encoding taste receptor type 2 member 38: MWTLAPVITVSYEVKGVFLVLSVLEFAVGILSNTFIFLVNFRDVVRRKPLSDCDLVLLILSLTRLFLHGLLLLDALQLTLFQQMKDPLSSSYQTIIMLWMIANQAGLWLATCLSLLYCSKIVRFSHGFLLCLASCISRGAIRMLLGTVLLTCACTVLCCWDVFSRSHIAATYTLSTRNDTEHNLQTENFNFVQSFLFCSLGSIPPFSCFLVSSGVLIVSLWRHTRTMRAKTTDYRDPSLEAHIKALKTLISFFCVYVVSFCAALLSVPLLVLWHNKLGVMVCVGVMAACPSGHAAILISGNAKLRRAVDGILLWVQSGLKVRADHKADPRTPGLC; the protein is encoded by the coding sequence ATGTGGACTCTGGCTCCCGTCATAACTGTGTCCTATGAAGTCAAGGGTGTATTTCTCGTCCTTTCAGTCCTGGAGTTTGCAGTGGGGATTCTGAGCAACACCTTCATTTTCCTGGTGAATTTTCGGGATGTGGTGAGGAGGAAGCCCCTGAGTGACTGTGACCTTGTCCTGCTGATTCTCAGCCTCACCCGGCTGTTCCTGCATGGGCTGCTGCTTCTGGACGCCCTCCAGCTCACCCTGTTCCAGCAGATGAAGGACCCGCTGAGCAGCAGCTACCAAACCATCATCATGCTCTGGATGATCGCAAACCAAGCGGGCCTCTGGCTCGCCacctgcctcagtctcctctaCTGCTCTAAGATCGTCCGTTTCTCTCACGGCTTCCTGCTCTGCTTGGCAAGCTGCATCTCCAGAGGGGCCATCCGGATGCTCCTGGGTACTGTCCTTTTGACCTGTGCCTGCACTGTCTTATGTTGTTGGGACGTTTTTAGTAGATCTCACATCGCAGCCACATATACGCTATCCACGAGGAACGACACAGAACACAATTTGCAAACTGAAAACTTCAATTTCGTTCAGTCCTTCCTCTTCTGCAGCCTGGGCTCCATCCCGCCTTTCTCGTGTTTTCTGGTTTCTTCTGGGGTGCTGATTGTGTCCCTGTGGCGCCACACACGGACCATGAGGGCCAAGACCACCGACTATCGCGACCCCAGCCTGGAGGCCCACATCAAAGCGCTCAAAACCCTCATctcctttttctgtgtctatgtgGTGTCCTTTTGCGCTGCCCTCCTCTCCGTGCCGCTCCTGGTGCTGTGGCACAACAAGCTGGGGGTcatggtgtgtgtgggggtgatGGCGGCCTGCCCCTCGGGACATGCAGCCATCCTGATCTCAGGCAATGCCAAGCTGAGGAGAGCTGTGGACGGCATCTTACTCTGGGTGCAGAGTGGCCTCAAGGTAAGGGCAGACCACAAGGCAGACCCCAGGACACCAGGCCTCTGCTGA